The following proteins come from a genomic window of uncultured Methanobrevibacter sp.:
- a CDS encoding carboxypeptidase-like regulatory domain-containing protein: MLSVGATFAADNATDVVAIDDEVTIDEPLAVEQDVQDVSANESSAAVVTPETIGQYIDDSGQLYKNVTADEIVFNGTFDNLNLTVERAITLTGGFFNDPNFEIYSSDVILRNLSIIQNKGVNSIFVAGSEENHTSDVLIDNVNIVFTDDQSGAGAIPIEVMYSDDFKFINSFIAYGGRTNGYYNNNAVRITSSKNATIFNNQIFANLVSAAVGWAEEPAGSGNWVSAPMSEAIVIKNSDGAILDGNLINVTYGNVTGDWDTIYTVDVSESDDVLITNNEIISDGFSYIYGIIISGDDFTISGNNITSTGVLYANGIDIEGPATGVVENNNIDVSAVNSAYAIYSGMNGKTVSANYTDNNITGKSYNIFGFSLGDVESNVKDNFVNLEGNYTTGLAARTDVLNVDGNRFVLISSEQGNESVQEGFGVEARGILVIAGNATIANNTIATPGKGVVLTGNETSATLEGNFINVVGNADKDAYALYADELASLIVNNNTVDYQGTTAGIGINNAVYIYNTTDARFTGNTFTLDLVSSYVPWFEIPTGSGNWTSFPVSEGIVFDSSEAVQFRENNVTVTYGDVIGNHDTIYAVDFKNSDYALIENNKINAKGHTYIYGIILSGNNFNINSNTITTESDNYYTNGIDIEGPATGVVYDNTIDVTGVESAYAIYSGMNGQNVSALYQNNTITGKGYNVFGMSLGDVESNVKDNSIILDGNYTTGIAYRGSGINATGNYIVLSSTEQGNLTVWENFGVEAVGIKVINGTAVIENNTIATPGKGIHIEGAETDAHIFDNFINVVGNDDQNAYAIFAIDAASLFLNLNNIDYQGATKGTGVNNAVYVNNVTGTSIIANNFTLDLVSSYVPWFEIPSGSGNWVSFPISEGIVIEGTDNPVFSLNKVNVTYGDVVGSYDTIYVVDVKGDNAIVSDNEINAKGHTYIYGLIISGENFTVEANNITAESDNYYANGIDIEGPATGVVKDNGIIAKGAQLAYPVYSGMNGQNVSVNYTGNDIVGEAYLVIGMSLGDVESNIVDSGITVNGNYTTGIAYRGSKLTVDNTQILSNASNVGTESVWEAFGTDTAGIKVVQGNSTITNNNIQTTADYAIDVRDTAASVHDNYLVGKKFAGDDSVTNAANSEVYNNTPVIENKAATMISIDEVYGNCNITGTLTDVNGNPIAKDTINYSVDGVNYTTQTDSNGVFKITNLTNAEIKISFDGDSFLKPSNATVILKDIAPARTNTTIMSSDFTQYACDYYEGERGGNFTFQLLDENGNPLVNKTIYIGYNGVTLNRTTDANGYASVQINLKNAGLYTFVLVFLGDKDYNASMAVHKVTINKKTTSISASAKTFKATAKTKKYTVTLKTIKGSSIDGKTYLAKGKKVTLKLNGKTYTAKTNAKGQATFSLKITKKGKFTASIKYAGDNTYKAASKSVKITIK; the protein is encoded by the coding sequence ATGTTATCTGTTGGAGCAACTTTTGCTGCAGATAATGCTACTGATGTTGTAGCTATTGATGATGAAGTAACTATCGATGAACCGCTTGCGGTTGAACAAGATGTTCAAGATGTAAGCGCAAATGAAAGTTCCGCAGCTGTAGTTACTCCGGAAACTATTGGTCAGTATATAGATGATTCTGGTCAGTTGTATAAAAATGTAACTGCAGATGAAATTGTATTTAACGGTACTTTTGATAATTTGAATTTAACTGTTGAACGTGCTATCACATTAACCGGCGGATTTTTCAACGATCCAAACTTTGAAATTTATTCCAGTGATGTTATATTGAGAAATTTATCAATTATTCAAAATAAAGGTGTAAATTCTATTTTCGTTGCTGGAAGTGAAGAAAATCATACTTCTGATGTTTTAATTGACAATGTAAATATTGTATTTACAGATGACCAAAGCGGTGCAGGTGCAATTCCTATTGAAGTAATGTATTCTGATGATTTCAAGTTTATAAATTCATTTATTGCATATGGTGGTAGAACCAACGGTTATTATAATAATAATGCTGTTCGCATAACCAGTTCTAAAAATGCAACAATTTTTAACAATCAAATATTTGCAAACCTTGTTTCCGCTGCTGTTGGATGGGCTGAAGAGCCTGCAGGTTCTGGTAATTGGGTAAGTGCTCCTATGAGTGAAGCAATTGTTATTAAAAATTCTGATGGTGCTATTTTAGACGGAAATTTAATAAATGTTACCTATGGAAATGTTACTGGTGATTGGGATACAATTTATACTGTAGATGTATCTGAGTCCGATGATGTTTTAATAACCAATAATGAAATAATATCTGATGGTTTCTCTTATATTTATGGTATAATCATATCTGGTGATGATTTCACAATCAGCGGCAATAACATTACTTCTACCGGCGTATTATATGCTAACGGAATCGATATTGAAGGTCCTGCAACTGGTGTAGTTGAAAACAATAATATTGATGTTAGTGCTGTAAACAGTGCTTATGCTATTTATTCTGGTATGAATGGTAAAACTGTTAGTGCTAACTATACTGATAACAATATCACAGGTAAATCTTACAATATCTTTGGTTTCTCTTTAGGTGATGTTGAATCCAATGTTAAAGATAACTTTGTTAATCTTGAAGGTAATTATACTACAGGTCTTGCTGCTAGAACTGATGTTTTAAATGTAGATGGCAACAGATTTGTTTTAATTTCTTCTGAACAAGGTAACGAATCTGTCCAAGAAGGATTTGGTGTTGAAGCTAGAGGTATTCTTGTAATTGCAGGCAATGCTACTATTGCTAACAACACTATTGCAACTCCTGGAAAAGGTGTTGTTTTAACCGGTAATGAAACTAGTGCTACTTTAGAAGGTAACTTCATTAACGTTGTTGGTAATGCTGATAAAGATGCTTATGCTCTTTACGCTGATGAATTAGCAAGTTTAATTGTTAACAATAACACTGTTGACTATCAGGGTACTACTGCTGGTATTGGAATTAATAATGCTGTTTATATTTACAACACTACTGATGCTAGATTTACTGGTAACACTTTCACTTTAGATTTGGTTTCCAGTTATGTTCCTTGGTTTGAAATTCCTACAGGTTCCGGTAATTGGACATCTTTCCCTGTATCTGAAGGTATTGTATTTGATTCCAGTGAAGCTGTTCAATTTAGGGAAAATAATGTGACTGTTACTTACGGTGATGTTATAGGTAATCACGATACTATTTATGCTGTTGACTTTAAGAATTCTGATTATGCTTTAATTGAAAACAATAAAATCAATGCTAAAGGTCATACTTACATTTATGGTATTATTTTATCAGGTAATAACTTCAATATAAACTCTAATACTATTACTACTGAATCTGATAATTATTATACTAATGGTATTGATATTGAAGGTCCTGCTACCGGTGTTGTATATGATAACACTATTGATGTTACTGGTGTAGAGTCTGCTTATGCTATTTATTCAGGTATGAATGGTCAGAATGTATCTGCTTTATATCAAAACAACACAATTACTGGTAAAGGTTACAATGTATTCGGTATGTCTTTAGGTGATGTTGAATCCAATGTTAAAGATAACTCCATTATATTGGATGGTAATTACACCACTGGTATCGCTTACAGAGGTTCTGGCATAAATGCAACAGGTAACTACATTGTTTTAAGTTCAACAGAACAAGGTAATTTAACTGTTTGGGAGAATTTCGGTGTTGAAGCTGTCGGTATTAAAGTTATTAATGGTACTGCTGTAATTGAAAACAACACTATTGCAACTCCTGGAAAAGGTATTCACATAGAAGGCGCTGAGACTGATGCTCACATATTCGATAACTTCATAAATGTTGTTGGTAATGACGATCAAAATGCTTACGCTATCTTTGCTATTGATGCTGCATCCTTATTCCTTAATTTAAATAATATTGATTATCAGGGTGCTACTAAAGGTACTGGTGTTAACAATGCTGTTTATGTAAACAATGTTACTGGTACTTCTATTATAGCAAATAACTTTACTTTGGATTTAGTTTCCAGTTATGTTCCTTGGTTTGAAATTCCTTCAGGTTCCGGCAATTGGGTATCTTTCCCTATCAGTGAAGGTATTGTTATTGAAGGCACTGACAATCCGGTATTCTCACTCAATAAGGTAAATGTAACCTATGGTGATGTTGTAGGTAGTTACGATACTATTTATGTTGTTGACGTTAAAGGTGATAATGCAATTGTTTCTGATAATGAAATCAATGCTAAAGGTCACACCTACATTTATGGTCTCATAATTTCTGGAGAAAACTTCACAGTTGAAGCAAACAACATTACAGCCGAATCTGATAATTATTATGCTAACGGTATTGATATTGAAGGTCCTGCTACTGGTGTTGTTAAAGACAACGGTATTATCGCAAAAGGAGCACAACTTGCTTATCCTGTCTATTCAGGTATGAACGGTCAGAATGTTTCTGTAAACTACACCGGAAACGACATTGTCGGTGAAGCATATCTCGTAATCGGTATGTCTTTAGGTGATGTTGAAAGTAATATTGTTGATTCAGGCATTACTGTAAACGGTAACTACACTACTGGTATTGCTTACAGAGGATCCAAATTAACTGTTGACAATACTCAAATTTTATCTAATGCTTCCAATGTTGGTACTGAAAGTGTATGGGAAGCATTCGGTACTGATACTGCAGGTATTAAAGTTGTTCAAGGTAATTCAACAATCACTAACAACAATATTCAAACCACTGCAGATTATGCAATTGATGTCAGAGACACTGCTGCATCCGTACATGATAACTACCTTGTAGGTAAAAAATTCGCAGGCGATGACAGTGTAACCAATGCTGCTAACTCTGAAGTTTACAATAACACTCCTGTAATTGAAAATAAGGCTGCAACTATGATTTCTATTGATGAAGTATACGGTAACTGCAATATTACCGGTACTTTGACTGATGTTAATGGAAATCCAATTGCAAAAGATACTATTAATTACTCTGTAGATGGTGTAAACTACACAACCCAAACTGACAGTAATGGTGTTTTCAAAATCACTAATTTGACCAATGCTGAAATTAAAATATCATTTGATGGAGACAGTTTCTTAAAACCTTCAAACGCAACAGTCATATTAAAAGATATTGCTCCTGCAAGAACCAATACTACTATAATGAGCAGTGACTTCACACAATATGCTTGTGATTACTATGAAGGAGAACGTGGTGGAAACTTCACATTCCAGCTCTTAGATGAAAATGGTAATCCTCTTGTAAATAAAACAATCTATATTGGTTACAATGGTGTTACATTAAACAGAACCACTGATGCAAACGGTTATGCAAGTGTTCAAATTAACTTGAAAAACGCAGGTTTATACACATTTGTACTGGTATTCTTAGGTGATAAGGACTACAACGCTTCTATGGCTGTACACAAAGTTACTATCAACAAGAAAACTACCTCAATTTCTGCAAGCGCAAAAACATTTAAAGCTACTGCGAAAACCAAAAAATACACTGTAACTTTAAAAACCATCAAAGGATCATCCATCGATGGAAAAACATACCTTGCTAAAGGTAAAAAAGTCACCCTTAAACTTAATGGAAAAACCTACACAGCAAAAACAAACGCTAAAGGTCAGGCAACATTCAGCCTTAAAATAACCAAAAAAGGCAAATTCACTGCTTCCATTAAATATGCTGGTGACAACACTTACAAAGCTGCAAGCAAATCAGTTAAAATAACAATTAAATAG